In Planctobacterium marinum, the DNA window CTCCGTCGACATTGATAGAGGTGGCGGTGACGCCATCTTGAGACATAGCTTCCAGTAGATCAAAGGTTTGGTAAGCGACCGACTCCAGTGCGGCTCTGGCAAAGTGATCTGGCGATGTTGCTCTGGTCATTCCGAAAATAGAGGCGCGTGCAAGTGGGTCCCAATAGGGAGCGCCAAGTCCAGCAAAGGCGGGCACCATGTAGACGCCATGCTCGTAATTTAAGTTTTGTGCCATGGTCTCAGTTTCTCTGGCGTCTTCGATAACACCAATCCCATCTCGAAGCCATTGCACTGCTGCTCCTGCGATAAAAATGGAACCTTCAAGGGCATAGCTCACTTTGCCATTGATTTGATAGGCAATAGTGGATAACAGATTGTTTTTAGAAGTGAGTACCTTATCTCCCGTATTCAATAGTACGAAACATCCGGTGCCATAAGTACTCTTGATCGAACCCTCTTGGAAACAGCATTGCCCAACCGTTGCTGCTTGTTGATCACCGGCAACCCCATTAATGGGTATTGCTTCACCAAATAAAGCAGAATCCGTGATGCCAAAATCATCGGCACATTCTTTTACCTCAGGTAGTAGGGTATCGGGCACATTAAACAGAGCTAGTAATTCATCATCCCAGCACAATGAATTAATATTGAAAAGATTGGTACGACTGGCATTAGTAACATCAGTCAGGTGTTCTTTGCCGCCGGTGAGACGCCAGATCAAAAAGCTGTCAATTGTGCCGAAAGCAAGTTCACCGTCATTGGCGCGCTGTCTGGCACCTTCCACATTATCTAGTACCCAGGCAACTTTTGTAGCGGAGAAGTAAGGGTCTAATAATAGCCCTGATTTTGACTGCACCAACTCAAGGGTTGCATCGGTGCGCAACTTATCGCAAACGGCCGCGGTGCGACGGTCCTGCCAGACAATGGCATTATAAATTGCTTTACCCGTTTTTTTATCCCAAACCAGCGTTGTTTCTCTTTGATTGGTAATGCCAATGGTAACGACGCGGGCGCCAAGGGTTTTTCCTTCACTTAAGGCTTCTCTGCATACTTTCAGTGTACCAGACCAGATTTCCTCTGGGTCGTGTTCCACCCATCCATCGTCTGGATAATGCTGAGTAAATTCTTGCTGGGCACTACAGATGATTTTTCCGGTTTCGCTAAAAACGATGGCACGAGTTGACGTAGTTCCCTGGT includes these proteins:
- the glpK gene encoding glycerol kinase GlpK; this translates as MSFENCILAIDQGTTSTRAIVFSETGKIICSAQQEFTQHYPDDGWVEHDPEEIWSGTLKVCREALSEGKTLGARVVTIGITNQRETTLVWDKKTGKAIYNAIVWQDRRTAAVCDKLRTDATLELVQSKSGLLLDPYFSATKVAWVLDNVEGARQRANDGELAFGTIDSFLIWRLTGGKEHLTDVTNASRTNLFNINSLCWDDELLALFNVPDTLLPEVKECADDFGITDSALFGEAIPINGVAGDQQAATVGQCCFQEGSIKSTYGTGCFVLLNTGDKVLTSKNNLLSTIAYQINGKVSYALEGSIFIAGAAVQWLRDGIGVIEDARETETMAQNLNYEHGVYMVPAFAGLGAPYWDPLARASIFGMTRATSPDHFARAALESVAYQTFDLLEAMSQDGVTATSINVDGGMVANNWVCQFISDVLNIEVARPEIMETTALGAAYLAGLKAGIYESMDDLAQKHAIERKFNPELAEATRNKLLSGWKAAIQSTLNFLY